From Choristoneura fumiferana unplaced genomic scaffold, NRCan_CFum_1 Sck3bRy_140;HRSCAF=328_pilon, whole genome shotgun sequence, one genomic window encodes:
- the LOC141445018 gene encoding pleckstrin homology domain-containing family G member 3-like, producing the protein MACLAVLASKPHSAREFRERQLALGHPLPLASYLLKPVQRILKYHLLLQNVVKQCATPETEYALLQMTGIAQHIDDMKRRHEHAVRVQEIQSLLYGWTGPDLTTYGELCAEGTFRYYLLLHKK; encoded by the exons ATGGCGTGCTTGGCAGTCCTCGCCAGCAAGCCGCATAGTGCCAGAGAGTTCAGAGAGAGGCAGCTGGCGTTGGGGCATCCGCTGCCACTCGCGAGCTACCTGTTGAAGCCAGTGCAGAGGATATTGAAGTACCATTTGTTGCTGCAG AATGTGGTGAAGCAGTGCGCGACCCCCGAGACGGAATACGCCTTGCTGCAGATGACAGGCATCGCGCAGCACATCGATGACATGAAACGCCGCCACGAGCACGCCGTCAGAGTACAG GAGATCCAATCGCTCCTGTACGGCTGGACCGGACCCGATTTGACCACCTACGGAGAGTTGTGTGCCGAAGGGACATTCAGGTATTACCtcttattacataaaaaataa